One window of the Syntrophorhabdus sp. genome contains the following:
- a CDS encoding four helix bundle protein: MAKQHFEDLQIWQEARRLTKRIYDLTKGRAFSRDFGLVDQIRRACISMSSNIAEGYERGGNREFLQFLSVAKGSSGEARSQLYLAFDQGYIEREELQELAGEFRKLAAMISSFIRHLKTSTCRGAKYNSADP; this comes from the coding sequence ATGGCAAAACAGCATTTCGAAGATCTACAGATCTGGCAGGAAGCCAGGAGACTTACAAAGCGTATATACGACTTGACCAAGGGCCGAGCTTTCTCGAGAGATTTCGGTCTTGTCGATCAGATCAGAAGAGCCTGCATATCAATGAGTTCCAATATTGCAGAGGGTTACGAACGAGGAGGTAACAGGGAATTCCTTCAGTTCCTGTCGGTGGCCAAAGGATCCTCAGGAGAAGCCCGATCACAATTATACCTGGCCTTCGATCAGGGGTACATTGAGAGGGAGGAACTCCAAGAACTCGCGGGTGAATTCAGGAAACTAGCCGCCATGATAAGCAGCTTCATCCGGCACCTGAAAACATCCACCTGCAGAGGAGCTAAGTACAACAGCGCAGACCCCTGA